The genome window GGCATGTGTGTATTATATAGTGGAAGTTGAAAGGAAGTTTCAAAGTAATTCAATCATGTCTGTGTTTGGTCATCTGTCTAAGTATTATATAATCGTTTGTGCGAAGCAAAGTGCTccatagtttaaaataaatgtGTGTTTCTATGATTTAGaacaaataaatacaaaaatgtcTTAGAAAATATATCGTTGGAGCAGAGCTTTTCATCCATAAACTTCTAAATAGATTCAAGAAGTTCTGTTGAAGGACTTTTTGGGTTAGGATGGCTAGCAAGCCTAGATTCTAAGTTTCTTTGTGGTTAATTCTCAAGACTTCTCAAAATCAAATGTAACCGTACTTACAGATGTATTCATTACTgttaataaaattacttttttcatATACCAGAAAAGCAAACATGACCTGAAAGTGTCATGTAGAAcatatatatgtttaaattaaGTAATCTGAATGTTGATTAATCATAATTTTATGTAGTCAAGGACATTTGTCTCAAATACAACTACACTGAGAAATTTATTGCTGACATTATTCTGCCTTACAGTATTTTAACTACATGGGCATGCTTGCTGTTGAGGGTTCATATGATAAGATGGATGCTCTTTTAAACCAAAATATCCACCCTGTAGACATCTTATTGTTAATGGCTGCATCAGAAGGTGACAAGCCAAAAATTGAAGAGTTGCTAAGAGCTGGAGCTAGTTACACTGTCAAGGATGCAGATGGACGGACTGCCCTTGATAGGGCTGCTAACAATGAAATCAAGGACTTCATTCTTAGCTTTTCAGTTCAAAAGGCttgaattagaaaaaaaaaaattctttattttcttatcagtttgtttttttttttacctattgGAATATCAATCCTATCATGTAGTTATCTTTTGGCAGTGGTAAGTTTAATCATATAagttattaacttattatacCTTGAAgtgaaattttcaataattgCCAGCTGACATACAATTCTGATTAAAAGGCATTAActtatttaaaataagaaaggatgcaattgattaatttttacaAGAGACATGTAAGAGTGAAACTTGACTGCTTACAATCAATATCTaatctttttaaataagttaataGTTTCTATACTATATGGATTATCATGTTACTGAACTGTAGAATAAATGTGCTGGGGTTTGCTCAAACCAGGAGAATTGTATAGAAGTTAGCCTTAGACACTCAGATTAGCAAATCTTAATGCACATGGCTTTTAGGTACATAATTACTAGTATGGTACGACTGAAcaaatgaaaaaccaaaaacaaaacaaaacaaatagcagtcaaaaaggaagagaaaaacaaaacaaaacaaaaatcttcaTGTGTGATGTAGGCACATGACTGATTCTGAAAAAACTGGGACCAAGTTACTTTTATCAAGCTCTATTCTTCTGTTACCCTGCCAGTTGTCTCCTAAGAAACTGTACACAGGCTGGTGCCTTCCAATTAATCAAACTAAATATTGAAAGCAGCAAAGTACAGAGCCCATCTCCACAAATCAAACCAGAACCAACTATGGGTATAAACACATCAGCCTGAGACTTATTCTTAAACCTCCAGATCAAAGCTATCAAGCACCCCAGACAGAGATCAACAGCCAGAAAGCCTCCGGTGGTGAGTGGTATGGCCATTATCAATGGAATGGGAACAAATCTCCCCCACTTATTTGGCGAAACATCCCTGATTatgttgatgatgatgcctAGAGCAAAGGCGATAAAGCAAAAAAGAAGGCAGTACTTTGGCAAGCCTGTAGCTCCTTGAAGAGCATCTGATGCAGCCTCTCTACTAATGACACCAAAAGGTATAGGATAAGTTGAagaattgaaccccaaatcaGGATATTTTACCTGGAAGTACCAAAAGATTAAAGGAGTGACAAAGCAACCAACTGCAGTCCCAATGAATCTGCCAATGAGGATAGACTTTGGGGAAGACACAGTTAAGTAGCCAGTTTTGAAGTCTACCATTAGATCAGAAGCAGAGGCAATAAAGTTTCCTATGACCCCATTGGCAACTAGAGCAACAACAACACCACCTCGAGAGACTCCAGCCCAGGCACCAAAGATGAAAACGCCTATCTTACCCAAACCGGCACTTATGTACATGTCAGTAGCACCTTGTGCATGTGTCATACTGAAAGCAAAAAGTGGACACAATATGTACATAACCACAACGTAGTACCATTTGACCTGAGGAAAGATTATTGGAAGAACTATTATGGAAACAAGCATCAGTGCAGCACAGCCAGCCAAAgaatattttgttgaaattttgtcCTTGATGAAGTTTTGTGTCCTGAACTGCTCATCAATATCCAAAGCTGAGCTTCCGGCAGTGGAATGTGGATCAGCAAGTGGAAGAGCAGCAGCAGTGTCTTTTTCCTGGAGTTTGCGGTACAATCCAATGATAATAAGTTTCAAGATTTGGTAGAAGCTATCCCCAAGAATCATCGATGAAGTAATGAAggtctacacacacacacaaaaaaaaatgtttcagtCTCCAAATCGATAAATATATAAGAAGGAATGAAGCTTGCATGCCATATGCtgtacaattttatatatatatatatatatatagaaagttGTATGAATTGAGCAAGACATTACTTTGTAAGCAGTGTAGCCATGGAAGCTATCTCGACTGACTTCATTAGTATACCACtttccacttttcttttctaactcaGGAAACATGAAGGTGTATCCAAATATTGCTCCAATCAATACTGATATGGTTGTGCTGTATGGGCACATCATGCCAACTCCAACATATGTACCCGCCCAATCCCAATAGAAGCTGCATGTTATTGCCAACAAAAAGAGTAATATACATATTAGCCATGCATATATCAtgagttataaaaataaataaaaaagtgtccATTATTGACACTCAGAATAAACTGGTTTATCATGGAAGAAGCAATGAAGAGTAAAGAAGACATTAATAATATCACGGCATCAACTTTTTACGTACCCGGCTTCTGTTGCTTTGAAACCAAATAAGGGAAAGAAACTAAAGCCACAGAATCTCCCTCCAGTAAAGAGCCACATGACACCACTCCAAATGAAGCTAAAGGAGAAGAACTTGCCAAATGTTGTCACTTGTTTCCTACAATTCAATTAGTACAGAAGCAATGAGAACCcttttatgcataaaatatattacctgcctgtgcgtgtgtgtgtgtgagagagagagagagagagagagagagagagagagagagggagcaATACCTTGCGAACTTGGTCTTGAGAGGGGCTTGGATGCTGTTGATAAGGTAACCAATTGAGTGCCCACTAGGGAACAACCATTTATAGTCTACGATAATAACctgaaaaccaataaataatacATACAATATTGAAATCTTAAATGGTCttaaccaaacacaccctaagttAAGATATGgttaaattaataaagtaaatACGTTGATGATAGTCAAAGGTCGGTAAATTTGTAgtaataggaaaagaaaaagagatagagaatataaaataaattttaagttttaaaattgctaatatacacacaatttttgaaaaaaaaaaaaatgcataccaAATGTAGAAAACTCCTGTTTTGTGGGGTCTAAGAAAAATGGTCGAAGTTATAGAGATTGATTTGGAGAGAGGCCGAATATTACTTTGTGtatctaaaataaatttctaaCAAATAATATGAATCTATAATTAGTTTTGATTTAGAGAAGTATAatacttttataacaaatcttagataaaaaaattgttactgGTTCATAGTTTGAACCAACctctaaaattacttttttatttttatttttatattcagtAATGGCCAATAacaattgattatttaaaatttattgtgaaaatattgtgaacgtgatatttttcttttatttattaatgactgaaattgcaaaaaaataaaaagaaaacagattgtaatatgatcttttttttttttttttttttttttttttttttttttttgagaaaggaaagAATAGTCAGTTACTAAGTTTATaatcaaaaaaagagaaaataattaattagtttgTATGACCTACCTTTCGGAAAGGCGCCATAAAGAAGAGGCCCACTAAAGATGTAGCAAGATAAAAGGCGAAAAGCCAGCCAACACTTGGGTTCTTAACGTTCAGCTTATCAACAATTGGTGGATCCCCTTGCTTTGCAGCAGTGAGGGACATTCCAGAAATGAAGCTTGACAAGCCCCCTGTGTGTTCAAATAACttatcaaaattcatttttaacaaaatcaacCATAACATACACACATATCAAACTAGCAATGTACAAATAATAGTATCTCTAAGTGTTCCATTGCTTGAAAATTGAACATACGTACCAGAAGAAGTAACACCAGTGATTCCAAGGACTGTAGCTTGAATCAAGGTATTCTCTTGCCTAGTGAGAGGTGGACCTAAAATCCCACATTTGTCAATGATCATGATCCAAGTTTTGATGCAGGAGAACCCTACAATCCCAGCATACATGTTTATAGGATTAAATGTTCCGCTATACAAACTTTGCTTCATCGCCAAGGCAGTGAACAAAGTACCCAAAACAATGCTCACAACAAAAGCTCTTATAGTCAACTGATTCCTCCATGTGGGAATTGCCTTCTCCTTGAAAGCTATTTCAATTGAAGGCAAATCATTCCCTTTACCACTTCCTAGGCTCACATCTCTCTCAAACCTTGTATATGGAGCCTgtagattttcaatttccattGGGTAGTGAAGATTCTCAATCTCACTCGGCTGGGTATTTGGCTGCATTGGGCGGTGGTGCTGTTGGTGTTGGTggtttatatgtatatattttgagCAGTCTGTCGTATGAGGACCCAGTACTCTTGCTGCCttgtatatatagatatatttatGCAGTGGCCTAATGCTATTGTATTGGTGGTTTAGAGTGGagggtttggattttttctgTTTGAAGATTTTGCTAATTTTGTATGCTTAGTTTGAGATAGCCGCACATTGACTTGTTGTCAATGCAAACTAATGATAGTTCTGTAAGGGAGGTTCCATTCTTCCTGAAGAATTTGTattagagaaaataaagaaatcgtttaaactaatttatgtaacaagataaataaataaaaaactgtttATACTTGGTCAATGGTCATggcaaaactaaaaacaaactaCTAATGCTACATGCACAAGcta of Quercus lobata isolate SW786 chromosome 8, ValleyOak3.0 Primary Assembly, whole genome shotgun sequence contains these proteins:
- the LOC115957473 gene encoding protein LHCP TRANSLOCATION DEFECT-like, which codes for MASIPCTTHLPFTFKPSTSPSSLSKTNLKFLGVQHRLGWARPSKLGPSNGSRAKCWFKFGKNGVDAEGAGIYGSQSRDDFDRDDVEQYFNYMGMLAVEGSYDKMDALLNQNIHPVDILLLMAASEGDKPKIEELLRAGASYTVKDADGRTALDRAANNEIKDFILSFSVQKA
- the LOC115957472 gene encoding probable metal-nicotianamine transporter YSL7; amino-acid sequence: MQPNTQPSEIENLHYPMEIENLQAPYTRFERDVSLGSGKGNDLPSIEIAFKEKAIPTWRNQLTIRAFVVSIVLGTLFTALAMKQSLYSGTFNPINMYAGIVGFSCIKTWIMIIDKCGILGPPLTRQENTLIQATVLGITGVTSSGGLSSFISGMSLTAAKQGDPPIVDKLNVKNPSVGWLFAFYLATSLVGLFFMAPFRKVIIVDYKWLFPSGHSIGYLINSIQAPLKTKFARKQVTTFGKFFSFSFIWSGVMWLFTGGRFCGFSFFPLFGFKATEAGFYWDWAGTYVGVGMMCPYSTTISVLIGAIFGYTFMFPELEKKSGKWYTNEVSRDSFHGYTAYKTFITSSMILGDSFYQILKLIIIGLYRKLQEKDTAAALPLADPHSTAGSSALDIDEQFRTQNFIKDKISTKYSLAGCAALMLVSIIVLPIIFPQVKWYYVVVMYILCPLFAFSMTHAQGATDMYISAGLGKIGVFIFGAWAGVSRGGVVVALVANGVIGNFIASASDLMVDFKTGYLTVSSPKSILIGRFIGTAVGCFVTPLIFWYFQVKYPDLGFNSSTYPIPFGVISREAASDALQGATGLPKYCLLFCFIAFALGIIINIIRDVSPNKWGRFVPIPLIMAIPLTTGGFLAVDLCLGCLIALIWRFKNKSQADVFIPIVGSGLICGDGLCTLLLSIFSLINWKAPACVQFLRRQLAG